From the genome of Amycolatopsis sp. NBC_01488, one region includes:
- a CDS encoding cobyric acid synthase, producing MSGLLIAGTTSDAGKSLVTAGVCRWLARRGVRVAPFKAQNMSNNSMVCADGAEIGRAQWLQARAARVEPEAAMNPVLLKPGSDRRSHVVALGKPFGTLEAGEYATGRAGLAEIAFAAYEDLSSRYDVVVCEGAGSPAEINLRGGDYVNLGLARRFGLPVLVVGDIDRGGVLAAMFGTLALLSAEDQALVAGWVVNKFRGDVGLLRPGLDSLEKVTGRPVLGVLPWLDRVWIDSEDALAAAGWRREAHGRGLRVAVVRFPRASNATDVDALAAEPSVTVTLTADPDTVAAADVVVLPGSRATVADLAWLRDRGLDTAVNARAAAGRPVLGICGGYQMLAESIVDDVESGAGEVPGLGLLPARVTFAAEKVLARPSGTWRGTRVDAYEIHHGSVTMPAREESFLDGVRQGAVWGTMWHGAFENDAFRRAWLTEAAAQAGVDWTPAAGAPGFADLREQMLEKLADAIDDHLDTAALGTLLDQGAPKDLPFVPPGAPQ from the coding sequence GTGAGCGGCCTGCTGATCGCCGGCACGACCTCCGATGCCGGGAAGAGCCTCGTCACCGCCGGGGTCTGCCGGTGGCTCGCCCGCCGGGGCGTCCGCGTCGCCCCCTTCAAGGCCCAGAACATGTCCAACAACTCCATGGTCTGCGCCGACGGCGCCGAGATCGGGCGTGCCCAGTGGCTGCAGGCGCGTGCTGCCCGCGTCGAGCCCGAAGCCGCCATGAACCCCGTTCTGCTCAAGCCCGGCAGTGATCGGCGCAGTCACGTCGTCGCGCTCGGGAAGCCTTTCGGGACCCTCGAAGCCGGCGAGTACGCCACCGGCCGGGCCGGGCTCGCCGAGATCGCCTTCGCGGCCTACGAAGATCTCAGCTCCCGCTACGACGTCGTCGTCTGCGAAGGTGCCGGGAGCCCCGCCGAAATCAACCTGCGCGGCGGCGACTACGTCAACCTGGGGCTCGCGCGGCGGTTCGGCCTGCCCGTGCTGGTCGTCGGCGACATCGATCGCGGGGGCGTCCTGGCCGCCATGTTCGGCACTCTCGCCCTGCTGTCCGCCGAGGACCAAGCGCTCGTCGCGGGCTGGGTGGTCAACAAGTTCCGCGGCGATGTCGGCCTGCTGCGTCCAGGCCTGGACAGCCTCGAGAAGGTCACCGGCCGGCCGGTGCTGGGCGTGCTCCCGTGGCTCGACCGCGTCTGGATCGACTCCGAGGACGCCCTCGCCGCCGCGGGCTGGCGCCGCGAGGCCCACGGCCGCGGGCTGCGGGTGGCCGTCGTGCGCTTCCCGCGGGCGTCCAACGCCACCGACGTCGACGCACTCGCCGCCGAACCCAGTGTCACCGTGACGCTCACGGCCGACCCCGACACCGTCGCGGCTGCGGACGTCGTCGTGCTGCCCGGGTCACGCGCCACCGTGGCCGACCTGGCCTGGCTGCGCGACCGCGGCCTCGACACCGCGGTCAACGCCCGCGCCGCCGCCGGCCGCCCGGTCCTGGGCATCTGCGGCGGCTACCAGATGCTCGCAGAGTCCATTGTGGACGACGTCGAGTCCGGCGCGGGGGAGGTGCCGGGCCTCGGCCTGCTGCCGGCGCGCGTGACGTTCGCCGCCGAGAAGGTGCTCGCCCGCCCGTCGGGGACGTGGCGGGGCACCCGGGTCGACGCGTACGAAATCCACCACGGCTCGGTGACGATGCCGGCTCGCGAAGAGTCCTTTTTGGACGGCGTACGTCAGGGCGCCGTCTGGGGCACGATGTGGCACGGCGCCTTCGAAAACGACGCATTCCGCCGCGCCTGGCTCACGGAAGCCGCGGCCCAAGCCGGCGTCGACTGGACCCCGGCAGCGGGCGCCCCCGGCTTCGCCGACTTGCGCGAGCAGATGCTGGAGAAACTGGCCGACGCCATCGATGACCACCTGGACACGGCGGCCCTGGGCACGCTGCTGGACCAGGGCGCGCCGAAGGACCTGCCCTTCGTCCCACCCGGCGCGCCCCAGTGA
- a CDS encoding CbtA family protein, whose amino-acid sequence MMKTLLVRGMLAGLIAGVLAFGFAYAFGEPSVNTAIGLEESGSHAHSHDAGAAPAEAPAEELVPRDIQSTLGLLTGVLVYGVAIGGLLSLAFAFAQGRLGSLRPRVTALLLTGGAFAVVFLVPFLKYPANPPAVGQPGTIGSRTELYFGFVAVSLLAGILATVFGRKLADRYGAWNGFLLAAAGYLVVIGVVAWLLPVVDEVPADFPASTLWSFRTASVGTQVTLWLALGLAFGAFAEKALTKKAAVAA is encoded by the coding sequence ATGATGAAGACCCTGCTGGTCCGCGGCATGCTCGCGGGCCTGATCGCCGGCGTGCTCGCGTTCGGCTTCGCCTACGCCTTCGGCGAGCCGTCGGTGAACACCGCCATCGGGCTCGAGGAGTCCGGCAGCCACGCCCACTCGCACGACGCCGGCGCCGCGCCCGCCGAAGCGCCCGCAGAGGAGCTCGTCCCGCGGGACATCCAGAGCACCCTCGGGCTGCTGACCGGCGTGCTGGTCTACGGCGTCGCGATCGGCGGCCTGCTTTCGCTCGCCTTCGCGTTCGCCCAAGGCCGCCTCGGCAGCCTACGTCCCCGCGTGACGGCGCTGTTGCTCACCGGCGGCGCGTTCGCCGTGGTGTTCCTGGTCCCGTTCCTGAAGTACCCGGCCAACCCGCCGGCGGTCGGCCAGCCGGGCACGATCGGCTCCCGCACCGAGCTGTACTTCGGGTTCGTCGCGGTGTCGCTGCTGGCGGGCATCCTGGCGACGGTGTTCGGGCGCAAGCTCGCCGACCGCTACGGCGCGTGGAACGGCTTCCTCCTGGCCGCGGCCGGCTACCTCGTGGTGATCGGCGTGGTGGCCTGGCTGCTACCGGTGGTCGACGAGGTCCCGGCGGACTTCCCGGCGTCGACACTGTGGAGTTTCCGCACGGCGTCGGTCGGCACCCAGGTGACGCTGTGGCTGGCGCTGGGCCTGGCGTTCGGCGCCTTCGCGGAGAAGGCGTTGACCAAGAAGGCCGCCGTCGCCGCCTGA
- a CDS encoding CbtB domain-containing protein encodes MSHTAAPAVPLPIRIPIREIVPWAVFVVLLALIALYFVSAEQGATAVFANMYVHEFVHDGRHLLAFPCH; translated from the coding sequence ATGTCCCACACGGCAGCTCCCGCCGTTCCGCTCCCGATCCGCATCCCGATCCGTGAGATCGTGCCGTGGGCGGTGTTCGTGGTACTTCTCGCCCTGATCGCGCTGTACTTCGTGAGCGCCGAGCAGGGCGCCACGGCGGTGTTCGCGAACATGTACGTCCACGAGTTCGTGCACGACGGCCGGCACCTGCTGGCCTTCCCCTGCCACTGA
- a CDS encoding ROK family protein — protein MVAALDVGGTTIKAALLDEQLQPRATLRAETARSADGTALAAQVGDIVAALAEQAGTGTPAAVGVVVPGIVDEETRVCHFSANLDWREVHFGELLEGRLGLPVAFGHDVTAGGIAEFRVGAGQGATNAAFIPVGTGIAAALLLDGRIHRAHGQAGEVGHIDVGHAGKCGCGAIGCLEAISSAAAIARRYTERTGRPADGAREVVDLARHGDEVAVAVVQDALDGLGHGIRTLLTLLGPEVIVLGGGLFTAADYVLEPVREWLASHLTFQRMPELRIAKLGDEAGRLGAGLLALDLLGERS, from the coding sequence ATGGTGGCGGCCCTCGATGTGGGCGGGACGACGATCAAGGCGGCACTGCTGGACGAGCAGCTCCAGCCCCGGGCGACGCTGCGCGCGGAGACGGCGCGCAGCGCGGACGGCACGGCGCTGGCCGCGCAGGTCGGCGACATCGTGGCCGCGCTGGCCGAGCAGGCGGGCACCGGGACGCCGGCGGCGGTGGGCGTGGTCGTGCCCGGGATCGTGGACGAGGAGACGCGCGTCTGCCACTTCTCGGCCAACCTCGACTGGCGCGAGGTCCACTTCGGCGAGCTGCTGGAGGGACGGCTCGGGCTGCCGGTGGCGTTCGGCCATGACGTCACTGCGGGCGGCATCGCCGAGTTCCGCGTCGGCGCGGGCCAGGGCGCGACGAACGCGGCGTTCATCCCGGTCGGCACGGGCATCGCGGCGGCGCTGCTGCTCGACGGCCGGATCCACCGCGCGCACGGGCAGGCGGGCGAGGTCGGGCACATCGACGTGGGCCACGCGGGCAAGTGCGGCTGCGGCGCGATCGGCTGCCTGGAGGCGATTTCGTCGGCCGCGGCGATCGCCCGCCGCTACACGGAACGCACGGGCCGCCCGGCCGACGGCGCTCGTGAGGTCGTGGACTTGGCCCGCCACGGCGACGAGGTCGCGGTGGCGGTGGTGCAGGACGCCCTCGACGGCTTGGGCCACGGGATCCGCACGCTGCTGACGCTGCTCGGCCCGGAGGTGATCGTGCTCGGCGGCGGGCTGTTCACGGCAGCGGACTACGTGCTGGAGCCGGTCCGCGAGTGGCTGGCTTCGCACCTGACGTTCCAGCGGATGCCGGAGCTGCGGATCGCGAAGCTGGGCGACGAGGCCGGACGGCTGGGCGCGGGACTGCTGGCCCTGGACCTCCTCGGCGAGAGGTCGTGA
- a CDS encoding Dyp-type peroxidase, whose amino-acid sequence MSVDLSTTLSWTTATGDAGVLLGELQPNILKAHVRDHLSVLLLGFGDPAQARAFLVSVTGKMKSAKAHLEEVGAFKEGGAAGTPYVGVGLTAAGYRALGVENFPQDEAFLRGMAAPATRRKLNDPPRSTFDPGYHGEIHAVVLVGDATDKAMTARRNEILGLLPDSVTVLAEETGLGRVNARGEGIEHFGYVDGRSQPLFLTEDVDAEKNNTDGINVWNPAAPLSQVLVPDTAAPDPGVHFGSYFVFRKLEQNVRRFKQAEADLADTLGLTGDDRERAGAMIIGRFEDGTPLTTQREDGAESPVSNNFTYDSDRAALKCPFQAHIRKTNPRGSGGAEEPAGERLHLMARRGVTYGERPDDPNADIPPAARPSGGVGLLFMAFNSVLDNQFEFTQALWADNPGFPIVAGVTPGLDPVIGQGERAASDYTVEWGGSTQRTADPVPQSVTVRGGEYFFMPSLAFLRAL is encoded by the coding sequence ATGAGTGTCGACCTGTCCACCACGCTGTCCTGGACCACGGCGACCGGGGATGCCGGGGTGCTGCTCGGCGAACTGCAGCCGAACATCCTCAAGGCCCACGTCCGCGATCACCTTTCCGTGCTGCTGCTGGGTTTCGGCGACCCGGCGCAGGCGCGGGCGTTCCTGGTCTCGGTCACCGGGAAGATGAAGTCCGCCAAGGCCCACCTCGAAGAGGTCGGCGCGTTCAAGGAGGGCGGCGCGGCGGGCACGCCGTACGTCGGCGTCGGGCTCACCGCGGCCGGCTACCGCGCCCTCGGCGTCGAGAACTTCCCGCAGGACGAAGCCTTCCTGCGCGGGATGGCGGCCCCGGCCACGCGGCGGAAGCTGAACGACCCGCCGCGCTCGACGTTCGATCCGGGCTACCACGGGGAAATCCACGCCGTCGTACTGGTCGGCGACGCCACGGACAAGGCGATGACCGCGCGACGCAACGAAATCCTGGGCCTGCTGCCGGACTCGGTCACCGTGCTGGCGGAGGAAACCGGGCTGGGCCGCGTCAACGCGCGGGGCGAGGGCATCGAGCACTTCGGGTACGTCGACGGCCGCAGCCAGCCACTGTTCCTCACCGAGGACGTCGACGCGGAGAAGAACAACACCGACGGCATCAACGTGTGGAACCCGGCGGCACCGCTGTCCCAGGTGCTGGTGCCCGACACCGCGGCGCCCGACCCGGGCGTGCACTTCGGCAGCTACTTCGTCTTCCGCAAGCTGGAACAGAACGTGCGGCGGTTCAAGCAGGCCGAGGCGGACCTGGCCGACACGCTCGGCCTGACCGGCGACGACCGGGAGCGCGCGGGCGCGATGATCATCGGGCGGTTCGAGGACGGCACGCCGCTGACCACTCAGCGCGAAGACGGCGCGGAAAGCCCGGTGTCGAACAACTTCACCTACGACAGCGACCGCGCGGCGCTGAAGTGCCCGTTCCAGGCGCACATCCGCAAGACGAACCCGCGCGGCTCCGGCGGCGCCGAAGAGCCGGCCGGCGAGCGCCTGCACCTGATGGCGCGCCGCGGCGTCACCTACGGCGAACGCCCGGACGACCCCAACGCGGACATCCCGCCCGCGGCGCGCCCGAGCGGCGGCGTCGGGCTGCTGTTCATGGCGTTCAACTCGGTGCTGGACAACCAGTTCGAGTTCACGCAGGCACTCTGGGCGGACAACCCGGGCTTCCCGATCGTGGCCGGCGTCACCCCGGGCCTGGACCCGGTGATCGGCCAGGGCGAGCGCGCGGCGTCGGACTACACGGTCGAGTGGGGTGGCTCGACGCAGCGCACGGCCGACCCGGTGCCGCAGTCGGTGACGGTGCGGGGCGGTGAGTACTTCTTCATGCCGTCGCTGGCTTTCCTCAGGGCACTCTGA
- a CDS encoding RICIN domain-containing protein, producing the protein MTKMKRLMVTVAAAAGLFGLVAVPQAGAAPADGKGTAVTSIGDLKLRPSKVAGAAKQRATAKAAAQAVDPGPYLLESAAFGRCWDADLGTINANGTKMQLWDCNDTAPNQAFWLTQNPEGYYRFQNYQSGRYLDADTNTIGANGTKVQLWDYMAGGKNQWWTLTSIPEGYLRLQTPASPRYLTAEGSVGANGTRLQLWDFIAGGKSQWWF; encoded by the coding sequence ATGACGAAGATGAAGCGGCTGATGGTGACGGTCGCCGCGGCGGCCGGGCTGTTCGGCCTGGTGGCCGTCCCGCAGGCCGGCGCGGCTCCGGCCGACGGCAAGGGGACCGCGGTCACGTCGATCGGCGACCTCAAGCTGCGGCCGTCCAAGGTGGCCGGTGCGGCGAAGCAGCGGGCCACCGCCAAGGCGGCCGCGCAGGCCGTCGACCCGGGGCCGTACCTGCTGGAGTCCGCAGCCTTCGGGCGCTGCTGGGACGCCGACCTGGGCACCATCAACGCCAACGGCACGAAGATGCAGCTCTGGGACTGCAACGACACCGCGCCGAACCAGGCGTTCTGGCTGACCCAGAACCCGGAGGGCTACTACCGCTTCCAGAACTACCAGAGCGGGCGGTACCTCGACGCCGACACGAACACGATCGGCGCGAACGGCACCAAGGTCCAGCTGTGGGACTACATGGCGGGCGGCAAGAACCAGTGGTGGACCCTCACCTCGATCCCCGAGGGCTACCTGCGGCTGCAGACCCCGGCGAGCCCGCGTTACCTGACCGCCGAGGGGTCGGTCGGGGCCAACGGCACGCGGCTGCAGCTGTGGGACTTCATCGCGGGCGGCAAGTCGCAGTGGTGGTTCTGA
- a CDS encoding ArsR/SmtB family transcription factor, whose product MRIELTLADLVRVGLAAAADPMGELAASLQVLQRRDGGRAAASAAFNRWRYRVWQGLPDSAAVLMWLCRPGAPIPGFLLPAAGRYELESGLAAVLETDPVSLKTALRTTPPAHDLPSWAAALADGDPAGLPRLVQAMREYHELALAPGWETVSGQVDADLGMRTQLLLHGGVDALLTGLRPLVRWDVPVLETDDRITGTVPSEGTGLLLVPTYFAVCPALVPAAPGGTPRLHYPCVRQAAPPAGFGHGTRKASGRALADLLGPTRAAVLTVLAVGCSTSELAARLGVTPSAASKHASVLRRAGLIITHRERNTVLHSLTPLGNALLEG is encoded by the coding sequence GTGCGCATCGAGCTGACGCTGGCGGACCTCGTCCGCGTCGGGCTCGCCGCCGCGGCCGACCCGATGGGGGAGCTCGCCGCGAGCCTGCAGGTCCTGCAGCGGCGCGACGGCGGCCGCGCCGCGGCGTCGGCGGCGTTCAACCGGTGGCGCTACCGCGTGTGGCAGGGCCTGCCCGACTCGGCGGCGGTGCTGATGTGGCTCTGCCGGCCGGGCGCGCCGATCCCGGGCTTCCTGCTGCCTGCCGCCGGGCGCTACGAGCTGGAATCCGGGCTCGCCGCGGTGCTGGAAACGGACCCGGTGAGCCTGAAGACGGCGTTGCGCACGACGCCGCCGGCCCACGACCTGCCGTCCTGGGCCGCCGCGCTCGCCGACGGCGACCCCGCGGGCCTGCCACGGCTGGTCCAGGCCATGCGGGAGTACCACGAGCTCGCGCTCGCCCCGGGCTGGGAGACGGTGTCCGGCCAGGTGGACGCCGACCTCGGGATGCGCACGCAGCTGCTGCTCCACGGCGGCGTCGACGCGCTGCTGACCGGCCTGCGCCCGCTGGTGCGCTGGGACGTGCCGGTCCTGGAGACCGACGACCGGATCACCGGCACCGTCCCCTCGGAGGGCACCGGCCTGCTGCTGGTCCCGACCTACTTCGCGGTGTGCCCGGCCCTGGTGCCCGCGGCCCCGGGCGGCACGCCGCGGCTGCACTACCCGTGCGTCCGCCAGGCCGCCCCGCCGGCGGGCTTCGGCCACGGGACGCGCAAGGCGTCGGGCCGGGCGCTGGCGGACCTGCTGGGCCCGACCCGCGCTGCGGTGCTGACCGTCCTGGCGGTCGGGTGCTCGACGTCCGAGCTGGCGGCGCGGCTGGGCGTCACGCCGTCGGCGGCCAGCAAGCACGCCTCGGTGCTGCGCCGCGCCGGGCTGATCATCACGCACCGGGAGCGCAACACCGTGCTGCACTCGCTCACCCCACTGGGAAACGCTCTCCTGGAGGGCTGA
- a CDS encoding TetR/AcrR family transcriptional regulator, with protein MSRWEPNARERLVRVAVESFFERGYDDVTVAEITERAGLTKRTFFRHFADKREVLFAGQDILSRIFTEAIAAAPPSATPIEAVAAALAATEAAFDADRRASARKIQQVVAGHADLHERELLKRAKLRSAMADALRTRGVPDPTANLAAEIGGMAFTTAFARWVAPANEQGFGELAREALSELVEAAAALG; from the coding sequence ATGAGCCGCTGGGAACCGAACGCCCGCGAGCGCCTGGTGCGCGTCGCGGTGGAGTCGTTCTTCGAGCGCGGCTACGACGACGTCACGGTCGCCGAGATCACCGAGCGGGCGGGGCTGACGAAGCGGACGTTCTTCCGGCACTTCGCGGACAAGCGCGAGGTGCTGTTCGCGGGCCAGGACATCCTGAGCCGCATCTTCACGGAGGCGATCGCGGCCGCGCCGCCGTCGGCCACCCCGATCGAGGCGGTGGCGGCGGCACTGGCGGCCACCGAAGCGGCGTTCGACGCGGACCGCCGGGCCTCGGCGCGGAAGATCCAGCAGGTGGTCGCGGGCCACGCGGACCTGCACGAGCGCGAGCTGCTGAAGCGCGCGAAGCTCCGGTCCGCGATGGCCGACGCACTGCGCACTCGGGGCGTCCCGGACCCGACGGCGAACCTGGCCGCCGAGATCGGCGGAATGGCGTTCACGACGGCGTTCGCGAGGTGGGTGGCGCCGGCGAACGAGCAGGGCTTCGGCGAGCTGGCCCGCGAAGCCCTGTCCGAACTCGTGGAAGCGGCGGCCGCGCTCGGCTGA
- a CDS encoding SDR family oxidoreductase yields MRVFVTGASGWIGSALVPELLEAGHEVVGLARSDASAQAVTKMGAEVLRGDLTELETLEAAADRADGVVHLAFGHDFSRMEESVRADAALVETLGAVLDGKPFVAASGTPSVPGKTATEQDDPAGFGPVAGRLAVARAVLKTAERGVRASVLRLPRSVHGEGDAHGLIARLVKAGREKGIAAYVGDGTQRWPAVHVLDAAHLCRLALEQAPAGSVLHAVGDEGVAIRDVAEVVGRRLGLPATSVEAGELGFLGAILAIDQPASSTATQALLGWQPTHPGLLDDLEKGYYG; encoded by the coding sequence ATGCGTGTCTTCGTCACCGGGGCGTCCGGCTGGATCGGCTCGGCGCTCGTACCCGAACTCCTCGAAGCCGGCCACGAAGTCGTCGGCCTCGCCCGGTCGGACGCGTCGGCGCAGGCCGTCACGAAGATGGGTGCCGAGGTGCTGCGCGGCGACCTGACCGAGCTCGAGACGCTCGAGGCGGCAGCGGACCGCGCCGACGGGGTCGTCCACCTCGCGTTCGGCCACGACTTCAGCCGGATGGAAGAGTCGGTCCGCGCCGACGCGGCACTCGTCGAAACGCTGGGAGCGGTGCTGGACGGCAAGCCGTTCGTCGCCGCGTCCGGGACGCCGTCGGTGCCCGGCAAAACGGCGACCGAGCAGGACGACCCCGCCGGGTTCGGCCCGGTGGCGGGCCGGCTGGCGGTCGCCCGCGCCGTGCTGAAGACGGCCGAACGCGGCGTCCGTGCGTCCGTCCTGCGGCTGCCGCGCTCGGTGCACGGCGAAGGGGACGCGCACGGGCTCATCGCGCGCCTCGTCAAGGCAGGACGTGAGAAGGGCATCGCGGCCTACGTCGGCGACGGAACGCAGCGCTGGCCCGCAGTGCACGTCCTCGACGCGGCGCACCTGTGCCGGCTGGCGCTGGAACAGGCTCCGGCGGGTTCGGTGCTGCACGCGGTGGGCGACGAGGGCGTGGCCATCCGCGACGTCGCCGAAGTGGTCGGCCGCCGCCTCGGCCTGCCCGCGACGTCGGTCGAGGCCGGCGAACTGGGCTTCCTCGGCGCGATCCTGGCGATCGACCAGCCTGCCTCGAGCACGGCCACGCAGGCACTGCTCGGCTGGCAGCCGACGCACCCGGGACTGCTGGACGACCTCGAAAAGGGTTACTACGGCTGA
- a CDS encoding glutamate synthase subunit beta, whose translation MADPKGFLTTTREEPKRRPVDLRLMDWREVYEDFASTKLEKQAGRCMDCGIPFCHQGCPLGNLIPEWNTLVWREDWQQAIERLHATNNFPEFTGTLCPAPCETACVLGINDDPVTIKRVEISIVDRAFEEGWVTPQPPTAKTGMKVAVVGSGPSGLAAAQQLTRAGHSVVVLERADKIGGLLRYGIPEFKMEKHRLDRRLAQMEAEGTEFRTSVNVGVDLPVAELLAHDAVVLAGGATDWRDLPIPGRELDGIHQAMEFLPPANRVASGDLSESPHSAAGLDVVVIGGGDTGADCVGTSHRQGARSVTQLEIMPKPPESRSDAHPWPTYPMIYRVSSAHEEGGERLYAVNTQEFLGDSDGRVRALKLVEVRNEGGKFVPVPGTERELPAQLVLLAMGFRGPQKKGLLEDLGVELDARGNVARDKAFKTSLDNVFVAGDMGRGQSLIVWAIAEGRSAAAGVDAYLTGRDVLPAPIAPTDRPIA comes from the coding sequence TTTCTGACCACCACCCGCGAAGAGCCGAAGCGCCGTCCGGTCGACCTGCGGCTGATGGACTGGCGAGAGGTCTACGAAGACTTCGCGTCGACGAAGCTGGAGAAGCAGGCCGGCCGCTGCATGGACTGCGGGATCCCGTTCTGCCACCAGGGCTGCCCGCTCGGGAACCTCATCCCGGAGTGGAACACCCTGGTGTGGCGGGAAGACTGGCAGCAGGCCATCGAACGGCTGCACGCGACGAACAACTTCCCGGAGTTCACCGGCACGCTGTGCCCGGCGCCGTGCGAAACCGCGTGCGTCCTCGGGATCAACGACGATCCGGTGACGATCAAGCGCGTCGAGATCTCGATCGTCGACCGCGCCTTCGAAGAGGGCTGGGTGACGCCGCAGCCGCCGACCGCGAAGACCGGCATGAAGGTCGCGGTCGTCGGGTCCGGCCCGTCGGGACTCGCCGCGGCGCAGCAGCTCACGCGCGCGGGCCACAGCGTCGTGGTCCTCGAGCGGGCCGACAAGATCGGCGGGCTGCTGCGCTACGGCATCCCCGAGTTCAAGATGGAGAAGCACCGGCTCGACCGGCGCCTGGCGCAGATGGAGGCCGAGGGCACGGAGTTCCGCACCTCGGTGAACGTCGGCGTCGACCTGCCCGTCGCCGAGCTTCTGGCCCACGACGCCGTGGTGCTCGCGGGCGGGGCCACCGACTGGCGCGACCTGCCGATCCCCGGCCGGGAACTCGACGGCATCCACCAGGCGATGGAGTTCCTGCCACCGGCCAACCGGGTCGCTTCCGGTGACCTTTCCGAGTCGCCCCACTCGGCCGCGGGCCTGGACGTCGTCGTGATCGGCGGCGGCGACACCGGCGCGGACTGCGTCGGGACGTCGCACCGCCAGGGCGCTCGTTCGGTGACGCAGCTGGAGATCATGCCCAAGCCGCCGGAGTCCCGTTCGGACGCCCACCCGTGGCCGACCTACCCGATGATCTACCGCGTGTCCTCGGCGCACGAAGAGGGCGGCGAGCGGCTGTACGCGGTGAACACGCAGGAGTTCCTCGGCGACTCCGACGGCCGGGTCCGGGCCTTGAAGCTCGTCGAGGTGCGCAACGAGGGCGGCAAGTTCGTCCCGGTTCCCGGAACGGAACGCGAGCTGCCGGCGCAGCTCGTCCTGCTGGCGATGGGCTTTCGCGGGCCGCAGAAGAAGGGCTTGCTCGAGGACCTCGGCGTCGAGCTGGACGCGCGCGGCAACGTGGCGCGCGACAAGGCGTTCAAGACGAGCCTGGACAACGTGTTCGTGGCCGGCGACATGGGCCGTGGCCAGTCCCTGATCGTCTGGGCGATCGCGGAGGGCCGCAGTGCCGCGGCCGGCGTGGACGCCTACCTGACCGGGCGCGACGTCCTGCCCGCCCCGATCGCGCCGACGGACCGGCCGATCGCGTAG